A single region of the Anaerococcus urinomassiliensis genome encodes:
- a CDS encoding plasmid mobilization protein, protein MTNRFRNERIEIKLTKEEKEVFEKKMKLANCKTMSHFLRKCVLEKEIYVVDLEPFRNLQWLLSNATNNINQIAKATNTTGVIYKNDIESMNKQIEKLSREIWQIHSLLLNKSKESSGD, encoded by the coding sequence ATGACAAATAGATTTAGAAATGAAAGAATAGAAATAAAATTAACTAAGGAAGAAAAGGAAGTTTTTGAAAAGAAAATGAAACTTGCAAATTGCAAAACAATGTCCCACTTTCTTAGAAAATGTGTTTTAGAAAAGGAGATTTATGTTGTAGATTTAGAACCATTTAGAAACCTACAATGGCTACTTTCAAATGCAACAAATAATATAAACCAGATTGCAAAAGCTACTAATACAACTGGTGTTATTTACAAAAATGATATTGAATCGATGAATAAACAAATAGAAAAATTATCAAGAGAAATATGGCAGATCCATTCCCTACTTCTTAATAAATCAAAAGAAAGTTCTGGTGATTAG
- a CDS encoding MptD family putative ECF transporter S component, with product MNNKKMTTKDVVTVAIMIALFYAISIVIGMSTVAVPVVYIYGTAGIEMFIGAIFYLVAANRLNKHGLLFIWILIYGLITAAMGYVFMLPYFIGLAILCEIVMIGKDTYINPIRNMIGWSVYGAGMFMGIGVPCWIAWESYQKQALESGFADKTLTLQYNLVSSPKLLLLGVTITVILSALGVLFAQKILKKHFKKAGILE from the coding sequence ATGAACAATAAAAAAATGACTACAAAAGATGTAGTAACAGTAGCTATTATGATTGCTTTATTTTATGCAATTTCTATTGTTATTGGAATGAGTACGGTTGCTGTTCCAGTTGTATATATTTATGGTACTGCTGGAATTGAAATGTTTATAGGAGCTATTTTCTACTTAGTAGCAGCTAACAGACTTAATAAACACGGGCTATTATTTATATGGATATTAATTTATGGTCTTATCACAGCAGCTATGGGTTATGTGTTTATGCTTCCATATTTTATTGGACTTGCTATTTTGTGTGAAATAGTAATGATAGGCAAAGACACTTATATAAATCCAATAAGAAATATGATTGGCTGGAGTGTTTATGGTGCTGGTATGTTCATGGGAATAGGAGTTCCATGTTGGATAGCTTGGGAATCTTATCAAAAGCAAGCTTTAGAGAGTGGGTTTGCAGATAAGACATTAACATTGCAATATAATTTGGTATCTTCACCAAAACTACTATTATTAGGTGTAACAATAACCGTTATATTATCTGCTTTAGGTGTTTTGTTTGCACAAAAAATTCTTAAAAAGCACTTTAAAAAGGCGGGTATTTTAGAGTAA
- a CDS encoding TIR domain-containing protein, with amino-acid sequence MARRVFFSFHYDEDINRSMIVRNSWVTQGKEAAGFIDKAEFEKIKRNGENAVCKWIDKQLEGTSVTVVLIGKETLNRPFVQYEIRKSIERGNAIIGIHIHNLRDMITQRTTVKGNPHTIIGYYNHDTPAYFDYICDDLYDYLEDNGYYNLGSWIEKAARKKGK; translated from the coding sequence ATGGCAAGAAGAGTATTTTTTAGTTTTCATTATGATGAGGATATCAATAGATCGATGATAGTAAGAAATAGTTGGGTTACTCAAGGCAAAGAAGCTGCAGGTTTTATTGATAAGGCGGAATTTGAAAAAATTAAAAGGAATGGTGAAAATGCTGTTTGCAAATGGATAGATAAGCAACTAGAAGGAACTTCAGTTACTGTAGTCCTAATTGGTAAAGAAACATTAAACCGTCCATTTGTCCAATATGAAATAAGAAAAAGCATCGAAAGAGGAAATGCAATAATTGGGATTCATATACATAATCTTAGAGATATGATAACTCAAAGGACAACAGTAAAGGGTAATCCACATACTATTATTGGATATTATAATCATGATACACCTGCGTATTTTGACTATATTTGTGATGATTTGTATGACTATTTGGAAGACAATGGATATTATAATTTGGGAAGTTGGATTGAAAAAGCAGCACGAAAAAAAGGAAAATAA
- a CDS encoding ABC transporter ATP-binding protein, with product MEVLKKHIGQILSSVIIAVIGVFCSVVPYFALAKITQNIAINNTELEFYIRPILLILVGLIGSVIFHEISTLISHNLAFRIIEDERKKLVRKINRLSMGEIEKRSSGEWTQFMVETLNKIEQPIAHVIPEVIANLIIPIALVVIIFIMDWRIGIANLITLPLGVLFSILMMGGYEEKSRNYQEAAKNMNTTAVEYIRGIQVIKAFNKSASSYGKFVDAVNSNRDSMLNWYLSVCFYMTAAMEVLPSTLLFVLPTSLYLYMNGSIEVGNLIMCVLLSYACYKPLIKAMSHMDTMANVRVVIDEIKNVMELPELERGNGEEKIRSYDINFENVCFAYNDKKKVFDNLSFSAKENKLTAIVGYSGGGKSTIAKLIAGYWNINKGKISVGNVNLKDVSLEKNMELVTYVSQENYLFRKSIIDNMRMANQNASIEEIKDACKKASCHDFIMSLPNGYETIIGESGSNLSGGERQRLTIARALLKDSPIVLLDEATAYSDPDNEAEIQKSIDALVENKTVIMIAHRLSTIIGADKIIVLNNGEIEAEGTHKELLGKSETYAKMWKSHISLSNDRGE from the coding sequence ATGGAAGTTTTAAAAAAGCATATAGGACAAATTTTATCATCAGTTATTATTGCAGTAATTGGTGTTTTTTGTAGTGTTGTACCATATTTTGCTTTAGCTAAGATTACTCAAAATATAGCAATTAATAATACAGAATTAGAATTCTATATAAGACCAATTTTGCTTATTTTAGTTGGGTTAATAGGAAGTGTTATTTTTCATGAGATTTCAACTTTAATTTCTCACAACTTAGCATTTCGCATAATAGAGGATGAAAGAAAGAAACTTGTAAGAAAAATTAATAGATTATCAATGGGAGAAATTGAAAAACGATCTAGTGGAGAATGGACTCAGTTTATGGTAGAAACTTTGAATAAAATTGAGCAACCGATAGCTCATGTTATTCCTGAAGTAATAGCTAATCTTATCATTCCAATCGCTTTAGTAGTTATTATTTTTATAATGGATTGGAGGATTGGAATTGCAAATCTTATTACATTACCACTAGGGGTGTTATTTTCAATTCTAATGATGGGTGGATATGAAGAAAAATCACGAAATTATCAAGAAGCCGCAAAAAACATGAATACAACAGCTGTTGAATATATTAGAGGTATTCAAGTTATAAAGGCATTCAATAAATCTGCATCATCATATGGAAAATTTGTAGATGCTGTAAATAGTAATAGAGACAGTATGCTAAATTGGTATTTAAGTGTTTGTTTCTATATGACAGCAGCAATGGAAGTTTTACCATCAACTTTATTATTTGTTTTACCAACTTCTTTATACTTGTATATGAATGGAAGTATTGAAGTAGGCAATCTAATAATGTGTGTTTTATTATCTTATGCCTGCTACAAACCTTTGATTAAAGCTATGAGTCATATGGATACTATGGCGAATGTAAGAGTTGTAATAGATGAAATAAAAAATGTTATGGAGTTACCAGAGTTAGAACGAGGTAATGGAGAGGAAAAAATAAGATCATACGATATTAATTTTGAAAATGTATGTTTTGCCTATAATGATAAGAAAAAAGTTTTTGATAACTTATCCTTTAGTGCAAAAGAAAATAAACTTACAGCTATTGTTGGTTATTCTGGCGGTGGAAAATCCACTATTGCTAAGCTAATTGCGGGATATTGGAATATTAATAAAGGAAAAATATCCGTAGGAAATGTAAATCTTAAAGATGTTTCTCTTGAAAAGAACATGGAACTTGTAACCTATGTATCACAAGAAAATTATCTATTTAGAAAAAGTATTATAGATAATATGAGAATGGCAAATCAAAATGCTAGTATTGAAGAGATAAAAGACGCTTGTAAAAAAGCTTCTTGTCATGACTTTATTATGAGTCTTCCTAATGGATATGAAACCATAATTGGAGAATCTGGGAGCAACTTGTCTGGAGGAGAGAGACAAAGACTTACAATAGCAAGAGCTTTGCTTAAAGATAGCCCAATAGTTTTATTAGACGAAGCTACAGCATATTCTGATCCAGATAATGAAGCTGAAATTCAAAAATCTATAGATGCATTAGTTGAAAATAAAACGGTTATTATGATTGCTCATAGGCTTTCTACAATAATAGGAGCCGATAAGATCATAGTATTAAACAATGGGGAAATTGAAGCAGAAGGAACTCATAAAGAACTTCTTGGAAAAAGTGAAACATATGCAAAAATGTGGAAATCACATATAAGTTTATCAAACGATAGGGGTGAGTAA
- a CDS encoding toll/interleukin-1 receptor domain-containing protein, which produces MGKTARQFNKIYIDYKKKFKKPIQQVLKLMPYTFSDDDIVNTFKELYPHLWDDLNKQYNFWHNKNMVLLNYGKKSRYNFRKPYNFILDCSFHSVNKLRKDKNRIILEKDDMENLKNEIKQISKSKFDKRKQKDDGTLRFIQEIEPQYTSFFIDKYFKTYDLHQKLEIMRELSKYKSPNITEFFYKVNSCTRNFSLKEEAQNYIQSIGLPFMLRRKKKGKKNYIDNEIVKNNSGPEVLKQRLYVDDLEKVKKFDVFISHNSSDMNQIVEFYKNLNTKGYVAYIDWVNDKYDLKREWCNVSTSEIIKLRIHQSKIFIIFLTESSFKSQWCSWELGYADALDKKIYVYISPNLKKEDIPIFYKGYTEIKSVDEIIIENY; this is translated from the coding sequence ATGGGAAAAACGGCAAGACAATTCAATAAAATATACATTGATTACAAAAAGAAATTTAAAAAGCCAATTCAACAAGTTTTGAAGTTAATGCCATATACTTTTTCAGATGATGATATTGTTAATACATTTAAAGAGTTATACCCACATTTGTGGGATGATTTGAATAAACAGTATAATTTTTGGCATAACAAAAATATGGTTCTGCTTAATTATGGGAAAAAAAGCAGATATAATTTTAGAAAACCTTATAATTTTATTTTAGATTGTTCTTTTCATAGTGTGAATAAACTTAGAAAAGATAAGAATAGAATTATTTTGGAAAAAGATGATATGGAAAATTTAAAGAATGAAATAAAGCAGATATCAAAATCCAAATTTGATAAAAGAAAACAAAAAGACGACGGCACATTAAGATTTATTCAAGAAATAGAACCGCAATATACATCTTTTTTTATAGATAAATATTTTAAAACCTATGACTTGCATCAAAAATTAGAGATAATGAGAGAACTTTCAAAATACAAATCACCAAATATTACTGAGTTTTTTTATAAGGTTAATTCATGTACAAGAAATTTTTCTTTAAAAGAAGAAGCCCAAAACTACATTCAATCTATTGGATTACCATTTATGTTAAGACGTAAGAAAAAAGGAAAGAAAAATTATATTGATAACGAAATTGTAAAAAACAATTCAGGTCCTGAAGTTTTAAAACAGAGACTGTACGTAGATGACTTAGAGAAGGTAAAAAAATTTGATGTTTTTATATCTCATAACTCTAGTGATATGAATCAAATAGTTGAATTTTATAAAAACCTAAATACAAAAGGATATGTGGCTTATATAGACTGGGTTAATGATAAATACGATTTGAAACGAGAATGGTGTAATGTTTCAACATCAGAAATTATTAAACTAAGAATACATCAGAGTAAGATTTTTATAATTTTTTTAACAGAATCTTCTTTTAAATCACAATGGTGTTCATGGGAACTTGGGTATGCAGACGCTTTGGATAAAAAAATTTATGTTTATATTTCACCCAATTTAAAAAAAGAAGATATCCCTATTTTCTACAAAGGTTACACTGAAATAAAAAGTGTTGATGAAATTATTATAGAAAATTATTGA
- a CDS encoding ABC transporter ATP-binding protein yields MKELIHKLYWVAGKESSKISKMFFFEVLKSIFEGISLGATMLLLLKIFQNIFEGRNITQEDIYVVFAIALLSVVGKILSSYMADRNKYIATYNMGAENRLYIGDQLKKVNMGYFSSNRLGNISGGLTTVIGELETVGVNIIETLFVGVIQTIIMAIFMIPFDIVTGSIILGTLFLGMLCNVIFQKKSDELTKKLQALKINLNASTLEYVKGISVIKSFGKSGEMTKELDREIYKNRRGFINVEKTVAPAALIFLIIFKLGICLIIFSAIYRFCIGEIDHYKAVMLVVSSFIVFSGFEMAGSMQNVRGIAIQNLDSIAKLRNLPTISEGTRTSFEKGDINLKDVDFSYDEQNLFNGLNLDIPKGKTTAIVGGSGSGKTTLCNLIARFWDVDSGEILIDDNNIKDFRYDNLLSNFTFVFQDVYLFDDTIKNNIKFGNTEASDEEVINVAKQAQCHEFIMKLSDGYDTVLQEGGSNLSGGERQRISIARAMLKPSRIVILDEATSSVDPENEQQLITALNNLLKDKTVIVIAHKLETIKNADQIVVMDKGNIESIGKHKELMEKSHIYKSFIEKREKATGWKIE; encoded by the coding sequence ATGAAAGAATTAATTCACAAGTTATATTGGGTCGCTGGAAAAGAATCTTCCAAAATTAGCAAGATGTTTTTCTTTGAAGTATTAAAAAGTATATTTGAAGGAATATCCCTTGGAGCTACAATGTTGCTTTTACTTAAAATATTTCAAAATATATTTGAAGGAAGAAATATTACACAAGAAGACATCTATGTCGTATTTGCAATAGCTCTACTAAGTGTAGTAGGGAAAATATTATCTAGTTATATGGCTGATAGAAATAAATACATCGCAACTTACAATATGGGAGCAGAAAATAGGCTATATATAGGTGATCAGCTAAAAAAAGTGAATATGGGATATTTTAGCAGTAATCGCCTTGGAAACATTTCAGGCGGATTAACCACAGTTATAGGTGAACTTGAAACCGTAGGAGTTAATATAATAGAAACTTTATTTGTGGGAGTAATTCAAACTATAATAATGGCGATATTTATGATTCCGTTTGATATAGTTACAGGTTCTATAATTTTAGGAACTTTATTCTTAGGAATGTTATGCAATGTTATCTTTCAAAAGAAATCAGATGAGTTGACTAAAAAATTACAAGCTTTAAAAATAAATCTAAACGCATCTACTTTAGAGTATGTTAAAGGTATTAGTGTTATTAAATCATTTGGAAAAAGTGGTGAAATGACTAAAGAATTGGACAGAGAGATTTATAAAAATAGAAGAGGCTTTATAAATGTTGAAAAAACTGTAGCACCTGCTGCTTTGATATTTCTAATTATATTTAAATTAGGGATTTGTCTTATTATATTTTCAGCTATTTATAGATTTTGTATAGGAGAAATTGATCACTATAAAGCTGTAATGCTTGTAGTGTCTAGTTTTATTGTTTTTTCTGGTTTTGAAATGGCTGGAAGTATGCAAAACGTTAGAGGAATAGCTATACAAAACTTGGATTCAATTGCTAAACTTAGGAATTTACCAACAATTTCAGAAGGCACAAGAACAAGCTTTGAAAAAGGAGATATAAATCTAAAGGACGTTGACTTCTCATATGACGAACAGAACTTATTTAACGGTTTAAATTTAGATATTCCAAAAGGTAAGACTACAGCAATTGTAGGTGGTTCTGGAAGTGGAAAAACAACACTTTGTAATTTGATAGCTAGATTTTGGGATGTAGATTCTGGAGAAATATTGATTGATGATAATAACATAAAAGATTTTAGGTATGACAATCTGTTATCTAATTTCACTTTTGTTTTTCAAGACGTCTATTTATTTGATGACACTATAAAAAACAACATTAAGTTCGGAAATACAGAAGCTAGTGATGAGGAAGTTATTAATGTTGCTAAGCAAGCACAGTGTCATGAATTTATTATGAAGTTGTCAGATGGTTATGACACAGTTTTACAAGAGGGTGGTTCAAATTTATCTGGAGGAGAGCGTCAGAGAATATCTATAGCAAGAGCTATGCTAAAACCAAGCAGAATTGTTATTCTTGACGAAGCTACTTCAAGTGTAGATCCAGAAAATGAACAACAACTTATAACTGCTTTAAACAATTTGTTAAAAGATAAAACTGTAATTGTGATTGCACATAAACTTGAAACTATTAAAAATGCTGATCAAATTGTTGTTATGGATAAAGGAAATATTGAAAGTATTGGTAAACATAAAGAGCTTATGGAAAAATCACACATATACAAGAGTTTTATTGAGAAAAGAGAAAAAGCTACTGGTTGGAAAATTGAATAA
- a CDS encoding helix-turn-helix domain-containing protein, with product MELNHEDIIENVLEGYIFSEKKVTDECKIYTIENSTGCGEMRCYNLFEGVQLSYNNLNMETAYQKINPKSRVLEIDHCLEGCYEFKLENNERALIGKGDLSVIEIGKVPFEDSCIPTKKYVGLSIFIDIEKAQNSIDKYFPYAKIDLLEIKDRLCKNGAALIIHSRHEIDHVISELYRVDSRIRLSYSIIKTIELLLFLNLVESSDTFKLTSFSEPVYEATVESYKTILNNPFERYSISDLSKKYAISESSLKRCFIYITGSSIGNFIRENCLEAAAKLLIHKPLMSIGEISDLSGYLNPSKFSESFKKHFGQTPQEYRKKSI from the coding sequence TTGGAATTAAATCATGAAGATATTATAGAAAATGTACTTGAAGGATATATTTTTTCTGAAAAAAAGGTTACTGATGAATGTAAAATTTATACAATTGAAAATTCTACTGGCTGTGGTGAAATGCGTTGCTACAATTTATTTGAAGGTGTTCAATTATCTTATAATAACCTAAATATGGAGACAGCATATCAAAAAATAAATCCTAAAAGCAGGGTTTTAGAAATAGATCATTGTTTAGAGGGATGTTATGAGTTTAAACTTGAAAATAATGAACGCGCTCTGATAGGTAAAGGCGATCTAAGTGTAATCGAAATAGGCAAAGTTCCTTTTGAAGATTCGTGCATACCAACAAAAAAATATGTGGGACTTTCAATATTTATTGATATTGAAAAGGCACAAAATTCTATTGATAAATACTTTCCGTATGCAAAAATTGATTTGTTAGAAATAAAAGATCGTCTGTGTAAAAATGGTGCAGCTTTAATTATTCATTCACGTCATGAGATAGACCATGTTATTAGTGAACTTTATAGAGTAGATTCTAGAATAAGACTTTCTTATTCAATTATAAAAACAATAGAGTTGTTATTATTTTTAAATTTAGTTGAAAGTTCAGATACTTTTAAGTTAACATCTTTTTCAGAACCAGTATATGAAGCAACTGTAGAATCATATAAGACGATTCTAAATAATCCTTTTGAAAGATATTCTATTTCTGATTTATCAAAAAAATATGCTATTTCAGAATCCAGTTTGAAGAGATGTTTCATATACATAACTGGAAGCTCAATAGGTAATTTTATTAGGGAAAATTGTTTAGAAGCCGCTGCTAAATTATTAATTCATAAACCCTTAATGTCGATAGGAGAGATTTCTGATTTGTCAGGATATTTGAATCCTAGTAAATTTTCTGAGTCATTCAAAAAACATTTTGGGCAAACTCCTCAAGAATATAGAAAAAAATCCATCTGA
- a CDS encoding MATE family efflux transporter: MKQDMKEQLLTKRPIDLLFQLSVPAVIGMIVIGLYPLMDGIFAGNIIGQTAMTACGVAMPLTFFNSGVSTLIGVGSASVLSRAIGKGDQKTVDKIMGNLIFWVILFSSIITIGGILLAPHFLDMVGASGEIKEYGIRYLRVIFIGSLFVNFTQSANMVMRGEGLMKKAMLIMGLGAFLNIILDPILMKLMGRYAIEGAALATITAQFVQAIITLHYFKYKSKAVKINKIKPDQEIKKEMFGVGSSAMMMQILFMIQQTMLYKMSFKYGGDTNAILMAATLRVYAFSFIPLWGMSQGLQPVVGTNFGAKKYDRVKEAMKVFSIGGLVLASIFWIPALAFSKNILSLFGVEESIITQGIGNFRLFYSIFILYGVMVMTITFFQSIGNAKKAGIIVMLRQLFLFVPAMIILPMIFGVKAVWFAEPLVDLIMIIAGVVMMFGELNRMDKISLKN, encoded by the coding sequence ATGAAACAAGATATGAAAGAACAATTATTAACAAAAAGACCCATAGATTTACTTTTTCAATTATCTGTCCCTGCTGTAATAGGAATGATAGTAATAGGTCTTTATCCACTAATGGATGGAATTTTTGCAGGAAATATTATAGGACAAACTGCAATGACAGCTTGTGGTGTAGCTATGCCACTTACCTTTTTTAATAGTGGAGTATCTACACTCATAGGTGTAGGTTCAGCATCAGTTTTATCAAGAGCTATAGGAAAGGGTGACCAAAAAACAGTTGATAAAATTATGGGGAATTTAATCTTTTGGGTTATTCTATTCTCATCAATTATTACAATAGGCGGAATTTTACTTGCACCACATTTTTTAGATATGGTTGGAGCAAGTGGAGAAATTAAAGAATATGGTATCAGATATTTACGAGTAATTTTCATTGGTTCTTTATTTGTAAACTTTACTCAATCAGCAAACATGGTTATGCGTGGAGAAGGATTAATGAAAAAAGCAATGCTCATTATGGGGCTAGGGGCTTTTTTAAACATAATTCTTGATCCAATTCTAATGAAATTAATGGGAAGATACGCAATAGAAGGAGCTGCACTTGCAACTATTACAGCACAATTTGTTCAAGCGATAATAACACTCCATTACTTCAAATATAAAAGTAAAGCAGTAAAAATAAATAAAATCAAACCTGATCAGGAAATAAAAAAAGAAATGTTTGGCGTAGGGTCATCTGCTATGATGATGCAAATTTTATTTATGATTCAACAAACAATGCTATATAAAATGTCATTTAAATATGGCGGAGATACAAATGCTATCTTGATGGCAGCAACACTTAGAGTATATGCCTTTTCATTCATTCCACTTTGGGGAATGAGTCAAGGTTTACAACCTGTAGTTGGTACAAATTTTGGAGCGAAAAAATACGACAGAGTAAAAGAAGCTATGAAAGTATTTTCTATCGGAGGATTAGTTCTTGCATCAATATTTTGGATACCAGCATTAGCATTTTCAAAGAATATTCTTTCTTTATTTGGAGTAGAAGAAAGTATTATAACTCAGGGAATAGGAAACTTTAGACTATTTTATTCTATCTTTATCCTATATGGAGTAATGGTAATGACTATAACATTCTTCCAATCAATAGGAAACGCTAAAAAAGCCGGCATAATAGTAATGCTAAGACAGTTATTTTTATTCGTACCTGCCATGATTATTTTACCAATGATATTTGGAGTTAAAGCAGTATGGTTTGCAGAACCCCTTGTAGATTTAATTATGATAATAGCTGGTGTAGTAATGATGTTTGGGGAATTAAATAGGATGGATAAAATTAGTTTGAAAAACTAA
- a CDS encoding ABC transporter ATP-binding protein encodes MSYMRGASLNNKVEIRKLSFSYNSNKDEQLKDINLDIKDGECCVIIGESGCGKSTLTRAINGLIPNFYEGNLDGEVFIDSKSIKNLKSWEIAKLVGNVFQDPRSQFFANEVNGEIAFGPENLGYKRDEIIRRVNESSEKMNIDKLLNNRIYNLSYGIRQKVAICSARAIEPSIYVFDEPSANLDLKSIYKFSKLIMDLKNEGKTIVIVEHRLFYLKGIADRYLLIQNGSLTNSYKAEEFEKISSKDLNALGLRSINLDDIVVDDHKVKEKEISSDNSFDFEVKNISKKYKNNFVLKDVSLKFDSNETIALVGINGTGKSTLGKIYSGIQNQTDGEIKINGLKANKKMRLSKVWYIPQDLDSQLFGEDLMDELLTGLKNREDYITKAEELLKKVGLFDIRDKHPATLSGGQKQRLVLCVAMLRETPFIILDEPTSGLDFRSMDKVGRLIKEEQKKGTKFLIISHDIEFIAKTCDRLVKLENGIITEDFYIDNIGQLLRAMEAK; translated from the coding sequence ATGTCTTATATGAGAGGTGCATCATTGAATAATAAAGTTGAAATTAGGAAATTATCTTTTTCGTATAATAGCAATAAAGATGAACAGTTGAAAGATATAAATTTAGACATTAAAGATGGTGAATGTTGTGTAATTATAGGGGAGTCGGGATGTGGCAAGTCTACTTTGACAAGAGCTATAAATGGATTAATTCCAAATTTTTACGAAGGAAATTTAGATGGAGAAGTATTTATTGATAGTAAATCTATCAAAAATTTAAAATCATGGGAGATAGCAAAGTTAGTCGGTAATGTATTTCAAGATCCTAGAAGCCAATTTTTTGCCAATGAAGTTAATGGAGAAATTGCATTTGGACCGGAAAATTTGGGATATAAGCGTGATGAAATAATAAGAAGAGTAAATGAATCAAGTGAGAAAATGAATATTGATAAATTGTTAAATAATAGGATATACAATTTATCCTATGGAATTAGGCAAAAAGTAGCAATTTGTTCAGCGAGAGCTATCGAACCATCTATATATGTATTTGATGAACCATCTGCAAATCTTGATTTGAAATCAATATATAAATTTTCAAAACTTATAATGGACTTAAAAAATGAAGGGAAAACTATAGTAATTGTTGAGCATAGGTTATTTTATTTAAAAGGAATAGCTGATAGGTATTTATTGATACAAAATGGATCTTTAACAAATAGTTATAAAGCAGAAGAATTTGAAAAAATTAGTTCAAAAGACTTAAATGCATTGGGCTTACGCTCAATAAATCTTGATGATATTGTTGTAGATGACCACAAAGTTAAAGAAAAAGAAATTAGTAGTGACAATTCTTTTGATTTTGAGGTGAAAAATATTAGTAAAAAATATAAAAATAATTTCGTACTAAAAGATGTGTCACTTAAATTTGATAGCAATGAGACTATTGCTTTAGTAGGAATAAATGGAACAGGTAAAAGTACACTCGGTAAAATTTATTCTGGGATTCAAAATCAGACTGATGGAGAAATAAAGATAAATGGACTCAAAGCTAATAAAAAGATGAGGTTAAGCAAAGTGTGGTATATTCCTCAAGATTTAGACTCTCAATTATTTGGGGAAGATTTGATGGATGAATTATTAACTGGGTTAAAAAATAGAGAAGATTATATCACGAAAGCAGAGGAACTTTTAAAAAAAGTTGGATTATTTGATATAAGAGATAAGCATCCAGCAACTTTATCAGGTGGTCAAAAACAGAGATTGGTTCTATGCGTAGCTATGTTGAGAGAAACACCTTTTATTATATTGGATGAGCCGACATCAGGGCTTGATTTCAGGAGTATGGATAAGGTGGGGAGATTAATCAAAGAGGAACAAAAAAAAGGAACAAAATTTTTGATAATTTCTCATGATATTGAATTTATAGCAAAGACGTGTGATAGACTTGTAAAACTAGAGAATGGGATAATAACAGAAGATTTTTATATTGATAATATAGGACAGCTGTTAAGAGCTATGGAGGCTAAATAA
- a CDS encoding energy-coupling factor transporter transmembrane component T family protein, which yields MKIEKISGITCLFLTIISCMVSIFTKSYYMHALFVGWLCMLLAYFGFIKQSIIYFMIYSFTTFWLLKMIPSGVVIISPMLLGMLYKFIVPIMAGFLTFKIPSGKLISIFHKLMLPRNFVLILTVIIRFVPTIAGEFRTIKEAMKVRGFTGNFFHILSNPLRTLEYAIVPLIFRSIKVGDELSAAAIVRGIENPIKRDSYYSNRLCKLDIIIITTSFVLFILCLI from the coding sequence ATGAAAATAGAAAAAATAAGTGGAATAACTTGTCTTTTTTTAACTATAATTTCCTGTATGGTGTCAATATTTACAAAAAGTTACTATATGCATGCTCTGTTTGTAGGATGGCTTTGTATGCTTTTAGCATATTTTGGTTTTATCAAGCAGAGCATTATTTATTTTATGATATATAGTTTTACTACATTTTGGTTATTAAAAATGATACCTAGTGGTGTAGTTATAATTTCACCAATGCTTTTGGGAATGTTGTATAAATTCATAGTTCCAATCATGGCAGGATTTTTAACTTTTAAGATACCATCAGGAAAATTAATTTCAATATTTCACAAATTAATGTTGCCACGAAATTTTGTACTTATATTAACGGTAATTATTCGATTTGTACCAACAATTGCTGGGGAATTTAGAACAATAAAAGAAGCTATGAAAGTAAGGGGATTTACAGGTAACTTTTTTCATATTTTATCAAATCCTTTGAGGACTCTTGAATATGCTATAGTTCCTTTAATTTTTCGTTCTATAAAAGTAGGGGATGAATTATCAGCAGCAGCGATTGTTAGAGGAATTGAAAACCCAATAAAAAGGGATTCATATTATAGCAATAGGTTGTGTAAATTAGACATAATTATAATAACTACAAGCTTTGTTTTATTTATATTATGTCTTATATGA